One stretch of Dissulfurimicrobium hydrothermale DNA includes these proteins:
- the ftsH gene encoding ATP-dependent zinc metalloprotease FtsH, whose amino-acid sequence MVRALMAVIICSFIGIAIYLPWHFESHSPIIKYSDFINAVKKGNISEVAISNGELRIKDVNGETYYTFSPDVSNLIQLLLEQKVAIQTESNKPGFFFYLLIGIIITSVIGLFALWVLNRYLKKKEGNEFAKTKVINLCESMKCVTFNDVEGIDEAKEEVKEIVDFLKDPSSVNRLGGRMPKGVLLMGPPGTGKTLLARAIAGEAGTPFFSISGSDFVEMFVGVGASRVRELFREAKKNAPCIIFIDEIDAVGKNRGVGDIPGGQDERQQTLNALLVEMDGFESDDNIVVIAATNRPDVLDPALLRPGRFDRRIYVPPPDMKGRYAILKVHARNVILAKDVDLKMIAKGTPGFTGADIRNLVNEAALEAARKGKSFIEMEDFEEAKDKIVLGIERRGVVMDEEDRRIIAYHEVGHAIMAKMLPGADPVHKITIIPRGRSMGVTQQLPIDEHHVYSMEYLMNRIKILFGGRAAEEIVFGRQTTAVRDDLAKATAIATMMICQYGMSNKIGPISYQHESSSFLTGVERPLFLSEEMAALADKEINRLLKECYEATKAIIIKERALLNKVAEILLVQETLDGEEFDIIYECNRKLSGDDAALPDKCSVCNITWCEKKLAKLGLDNADNQLDPNNFESSSEATAHSSPNGR is encoded by the coding sequence ATGGTAAGGGCCTTGATGGCCGTCATAATCTGTTCATTTATAGGGATTGCCATATATTTGCCCTGGCATTTTGAAAGTCATAGTCCTATTATAAAATATAGTGATTTTATAAATGCCGTCAAAAAAGGCAATATTTCTGAAGTAGCAATAAGCAACGGTGAATTAAGAATAAAAGACGTCAATGGCGAGACATATTATACCTTTTCGCCAGACGTGTCGAATCTTATTCAACTACTTCTAGAGCAGAAGGTCGCGATCCAGACAGAATCCAACAAACCAGGGTTTTTCTTTTATCTGCTTATCGGGATAATCATCACAAGTGTTATAGGTCTTTTTGCCCTATGGGTATTAAATAGATATCTAAAAAAGAAAGAGGGCAATGAGTTTGCAAAGACAAAGGTGATAAATCTTTGCGAGAGCATGAAATGTGTAACTTTTAATGATGTTGAAGGGATCGATGAGGCAAAAGAGGAGGTAAAGGAAATAGTCGATTTTCTTAAAGACCCTTCGTCTGTAAATCGTCTTGGCGGAAGGATGCCGAAAGGGGTCCTTCTTATGGGTCCGCCAGGGACCGGTAAGACATTGCTGGCAAGAGCTATTGCAGGTGAGGCTGGAACGCCGTTTTTCAGCATAAGCGGTTCGGATTTTGTGGAGATGTTCGTGGGAGTAGGGGCATCAAGGGTAAGGGAACTATTTAGAGAAGCAAAAAAAAATGCACCATGTATAATTTTTATCGATGAAATAGATGCAGTGGGCAAGAATAGGGGCGTAGGAGACATCCCTGGTGGGCAGGATGAAAGACAGCAGACCTTAAACGCCCTTCTTGTAGAGATGGACGGTTTCGAGTCAGATGACAATATAGTAGTTATAGCAGCCACAAACAGGCCCGATGTCTTAGATCCCGCCCTCCTCCGTCCAGGTCGTTTTGATAGGCGCATTTATGTCCCACCTCCAGATATGAAAGGCCGTTATGCCATCCTTAAAGTACATGCAAGAAATGTAATCCTCGCAAAGGATGTCGATCTTAAAATGATCGCAAAGGGCACCCCTGGATTTACCGGGGCCGATATACGCAACCTTGTCAATGAAGCGGCGCTGGAAGCGGCAAGAAAGGGAAAGTCTTTCATAGAGATGGAGGACTTCGAAGAGGCTAAAGACAAGATCGTCTTGGGAATTGAAAGAAGGGGCGTAGTTATGGATGAAGAGGACCGGCGGATTATTGCCTATCACGAGGTAGGACATGCCATCATGGCAAAGATGCTGCCCGGAGCAGACCCTGTCCATAAAATAACGATTATCCCGCGTGGAAGATCTATGGGTGTAACCCAGCAACTCCCCATCGATGAACATCATGTATATTCCATGGAGTATCTGATGAATCGAATAAAGATACTCTTCGGCGGGCGGGCAGCGGAAGAGATAGTTTTCGGCAGGCAGACTACTGCCGTAAGGGACGATCTTGCCAAGGCTACGGCCATTGCAACCATGATGATATGTCAGTATGGGATGAGCAATAAGATAGGTCCAATATCCTATCAGCATGAGTCAAGCTCTTTTTTGACGGGGGTTGAACGTCCACTGTTTTTAAGTGAAGAAATGGCGGCGCTGGCCGACAAAGAAATAAATAGGCTACTTAAAGAATGTTACGAGGCAACAAAAGCTATAATTATAAAGGAAAGGGCGCTTCTAAACAAGGTCGCCGAGATATTGTTGGTCCAAGAGACCCTTGATGGCGAAGAATTCGATATCATCTATGAATGCAATAGAAAACTCTCTGGAGACGATGCCGCCCTCCCTGACAAATGTTCTGTCTGTAATATAACTTGGTGCGAAAAAAAGCTCGCCAAGTTGGGGCTGGACAACGCCGATAATCAATTAGACCCAAACAACTTCGAGAGCTCATCTGAGGCAACAGCACATTCAAGTCCGAATGGCAGATAG
- a CDS encoding acetylserotonin O-methyltransferase codes for MNKKEWDPCAILKLSGSYWEACALHTGVLLDIFTHIGDISLPAEQVASKIKGDVRATAMLLNALTAMDLLIKESDRYRNTDHAIRYLSKTSDQYMGFIIQHHHHLMTSWQKLVEAVATGKPVRKKASFDGPIVRESFLMGMFNMAMIVAPKIVPKIDLTGRRRLLDLGGGPGTYAIHFCKYNPGLSAVIFDLPTSRHIAEDMIERSGLKGKITFIGGNYIEDTLPQGFDVIWLSQILHSEGPEECKTIIGKAVAALEPQGLIAVHEFILNNEESGPLFPALFSLNMLVGTPHGQAYSENAIKSMLLEAGLDSIQRIPLDTPNNSGVIIGIKHA; via the coding sequence ATGAACAAAAAAGAATGGGATCCATGTGCCATTCTTAAACTTTCGGGTTCATATTGGGAAGCCTGTGCCTTACATACTGGAGTGCTTCTCGACATATTTACACATATAGGCGACATAAGTCTCCCTGCAGAGCAGGTAGCGAGTAAGATCAAGGGCGATGTCAGGGCGACGGCTATGCTGCTTAACGCCCTTACGGCCATGGATCTTTTGATTAAGGAATCCGATCGATACCGCAACACGGATCATGCCATCCGCTACCTTTCAAAGACGTCAGATCAATATATGGGTTTCATCATCCAGCATCATCATCACCTCATGACATCATGGCAGAAGCTGGTAGAGGCCGTAGCAACAGGTAAGCCGGTAAGAAAAAAGGCATCTTTCGACGGTCCCATCGTAAGAGAAAGTTTTTTGATGGGTATGTTCAATATGGCCATGATTGTAGCGCCCAAGATAGTACCTAAGATAGATCTTACAGGCCGAAGGCGCCTGCTTGATCTGGGAGGAGGGCCCGGCACCTATGCCATTCATTTTTGCAAATACAATCCAGGGCTTTCTGCAGTAATCTTTGACCTTCCAACGAGCCGGCATATAGCTGAAGACATGATAGAACGATCCGGTCTTAAAGGGAAGATAACCTTTATTGGTGGGAACTATATCGAAGATACCTTGCCGCAAGGTTTTGATGTGATTTGGCTGAGTCAAATACTCCATTCAGAAGGTCCGGAAGAATGCAAAACCATAATCGGAAAGGCCGTAGCCGCCCTTGAGCCGCAGGGATTGATAGCCGTGCATGAATTTATCCTCAACAATGAAGAAAGTGGTCCGCTTTTCCCCGCCTTATTTTCACTAAACATGCTTGTCGGGACACCACACGGTCAGGCCTATTCAGAAAATGCCATCAAATCCATGCTGCTCGAGGCAGGGCTGGATTCGATCCAGCGAATCCCTTTGGATACCCCAAATAATTCAGGAGTGATCATTGGCATAAAGCACGCCTAG
- a CDS encoding histidinol phosphate phosphatase domain-containing protein — translation MLMFDLHCHSLFSDGELLPSELVRRAEAMGYKAVAITDHADSSNLEHILLNIRRAADDINKYSQTRLIPGIELTHVHPRLIDDLAKKARGFGAKIVVCHGETIVEPVYPGTNHAALKADIDILAHPGFITPDDVKLAAGRGIMLELSGRKGHSLTNGHVARLAMKHGAHLVVNSDGHAPSDFMTAEMARKIAMGAGLSEEEAEDVFNETWRLISAIDLQS, via the coding sequence ATGCTAATGTTCGATCTTCACTGTCACAGCTTGTTCAGCGACGGCGAGTTGTTGCCCTCAGAGCTTGTGAGACGGGCTGAGGCCATGGGATATAAGGCTGTAGCCATTACAGACCATGCCGATTCATCTAATCTGGAACACATACTGCTCAATATCAGGCGGGCAGCAGATGACATAAACAAATACAGCCAGACTAGGCTCATCCCAGGGATTGAGCTCACCCATGTACACCCAAGGTTGATAGACGACCTTGCCAAAAAGGCTAGGGGGTTTGGGGCAAAGATTGTGGTCTGCCATGGCGAGACAATCGTTGAGCCGGTTTACCCAGGGACTAATCATGCCGCCCTTAAAGCCGATATAGATATATTGGCACATCCTGGATTTATAACCCCTGACGATGTAAAACTCGCCGCAGGGCGAGGAATAATGCTAGAACTATCAGGAAGAAAGGGGCACAGCCTTACAAACGGCCATGTAGCAAGGCTTGCCATGAAACATGGTGCCCATTTAGTTGTAAATTCCGATGGACATGCCCCATCTGACTTTATGACGGCTGAAATGGCAAGAAAGATCGCCATGGGCGCAGGACTTTCAGAAGAGGAGGCTGAAGACGTCTTTAACGAAACATGGCGTCTAATATCGGCTATCGACCTGCAATCTTAA
- a CDS encoding chemotaxis protein CheX, with amino-acid sequence MDARLINPFLDAAVNVLKTMAKIEPKSGKPFLKKDFVASGDVSGIIGITGQAQGSMSISFTGPCIKAIVTSLFGSPVTEINDEVRDAVGELTNMICGDARRRAEADGISLSAGTPTVVSGERHVITHVTKGPIIALPFETPNGGFVIEIAFSD; translated from the coding sequence ATGGATGCTAGGCTTATAAATCCCTTTCTCGATGCTGCCGTCAATGTGTTGAAGACTATGGCCAAAATTGAACCGAAATCAGGAAAGCCCTTTTTAAAAAAAGATTTTGTGGCATCAGGCGATGTATCAGGGATTATTGGCATCACCGGTCAAGCACAGGGCTCAATGTCCATTTCTTTTACAGGTCCTTGCATAAAGGCAATCGTGACAAGTCTGTTTGGCTCCCCTGTAACAGAGATAAATGACGAGGTAAGAGATGCAGTCGGCGAGCTTACCAACATGATCTGCGGAGATGCACGGCGAAGGGCCGAGGCTGACGGCATCTCCCTCTCGGCAGGCACGCCTACCGTAGTCTCAGGTGAAAGGCATGTGATCACACATGTCACCAAAGGACCTATAATAGCCCTGCCATTTGAAACGCCAAACGGGGGTTTTGTTATAGAAATAGCATTCAGCGACTGA
- a CDS encoding DNA internalization-related competence protein ComEC/Rec2: protein MLGFGAVIRGFKGDKVKTGSMVIIIGVWLIFFSLGYFDLRLSRDNVRVFSSGLISLADQDGRHILTGQVIRAPVPTDDGARLFVAVFRHHMPVKDLGVSGYLSLSVKDLSYMDISPGDWIRFKASLRPVRNFKTPGAFDIETWWATRKVLVTGYVKGPLDIAIIGHSDSSVAMGRARYLIEHARKQLLVAIDRVFIGDAKGFAAALLVGESSWLSPEIKEAFSRTGTSHLLAVSGLHMGLMALFIGGLIRFLLLRSQWIALHLPVKKIATLCALIGAIIYMGLAGLSPSAVRATIMVIAFGAAYLFGRPQTPLNSLAIAAWCILIYEPLDLFNISFELSFAAAFFLILFSNYFFILEKDKIGAGWLTVKIGQLRAFILVSIVAALGTAPLVAWYFQRVSILSLPVNMILVPLTSMLILPGLMLGALTMAVSPVLGTYLWKVIGYVIGFGLNIVNHVSVLDWAAISMPRPIIWQVVLFYFAFILLAFALGSLNERKKVQVVVLALAMVSAIVSAVPWPLIIPRQDALRLHVLDVGQGLSQVVELPGQRLMVIDGGGLMGSDFDVGERVVAPFIRTLGYSKIDILVASHPEYDHIGGLPALIRGFRVGEFWTNGDSADGTQSWQDIMKECVKKGIRHRILESDEAFYVKDALIEVMTPGGCHELADTFNARCLVIMISYKGRSMLLTGDIDKNREACLVSNGLADIDVLVVPHHGSKRSSSQAFINAARPILAIVSSGWRNHLGLPKSEIIERYKDIKSRILRTDRDGTITVEIKDHNAVNIQLFVGSDQSVAECYFYNKTPVWRFKWQGYYRSFGDMCDHMPFT from the coding sequence TTGCTGGGCTTTGGGGCCGTGATTCGCGGCTTTAAAGGAGATAAGGTAAAGACAGGGTCCATGGTGATCATCATTGGGGTATGGCTTATCTTTTTCTCACTTGGATATTTCGACCTCCGCCTCTCAAGAGACAATGTAAGGGTGTTTTCCAGTGGCCTTATCTCGCTTGCAGATCAAGATGGCCGACATATCTTGACCGGCCAGGTCATCCGTGCCCCTGTGCCGACAGATGACGGGGCACGGTTATTTGTGGCAGTATTCAGACACCACATGCCCGTAAAAGACCTCGGTGTCTCAGGATATCTAAGCCTCTCAGTCAAGGATCTATCTTACATGGATATTTCCCCCGGGGACTGGATACGTTTCAAGGCGTCTCTCAGGCCCGTAAGAAACTTCAAGACCCCAGGTGCCTTTGACATAGAGACCTGGTGGGCCACACGCAAGGTGCTGGTTACGGGTTATGTAAAAGGCCCGCTGGACATCGCAATCATAGGGCATTCGGACAGCTCAGTGGCTATGGGGAGGGCGCGCTATCTCATTGAGCACGCGAGAAAACAGCTCCTTGTGGCGATTGACAGGGTGTTTATCGGTGACGCCAAAGGGTTTGCGGCGGCGCTCCTGGTCGGCGAAAGTTCATGGTTGTCTCCCGAGATTAAAGAGGCATTTTCGCGCACAGGGACGAGCCACCTTTTGGCCGTCTCGGGCCTTCACATGGGTCTCATGGCCTTGTTTATCGGCGGTCTGATAAGATTTTTGCTCTTGAGGTCCCAATGGATAGCACTCCATCTACCGGTAAAAAAGATTGCGACCCTATGCGCGCTCATTGGCGCCATCATCTATATGGGCCTTGCAGGCCTTTCGCCGTCTGCAGTACGCGCCACGATCATGGTAATAGCATTCGGGGCCGCATATCTGTTTGGAAGACCTCAGACCCCTCTAAACTCCCTTGCCATTGCTGCTTGGTGCATCCTAATATATGAACCTCTCGACCTTTTTAATATCTCATTTGAGTTGTCCTTTGCAGCTGCATTCTTTCTAATCCTGTTTTCAAACTACTTTTTTATATTGGAAAAAGACAAAATCGGGGCAGGCTGGTTGACCGTTAAGATAGGTCAGCTTAGAGCATTTATATTGGTAAGTATTGTCGCGGCATTAGGCACGGCACCTCTTGTGGCCTGGTACTTTCAGCGTGTGTCCATATTGTCGTTGCCAGTTAATATGATTCTAGTCCCGCTTACAAGCATGCTGATCCTCCCGGGCTTGATGCTAGGGGCGTTGACAATGGCTGTAAGCCCGGTGCTTGGGACTTATTTGTGGAAAGTTATAGGATATGTGATCGGGTTTGGCTTAAATATCGTTAATCATGTCTCAGTATTAGACTGGGCTGCTATTTCTATGCCAAGACCTATTATATGGCAGGTTGTGCTTTTTTATTTTGCATTTATTCTTTTGGCCTTTGCGTTAGGCAGTTTAAATGAGAGAAAGAAGGTTCAGGTCGTGGTCCTGGCTTTAGCCATGGTTTCAGCCATAGTCTCGGCAGTCCCGTGGCCGCTTATTATTCCGCGGCAAGACGCCTTGAGGCTTCATGTACTGGATGTGGGCCAGGGTCTTTCTCAGGTTGTAGAGCTTCCCGGACAGAGGCTCATGGTTATTGATGGCGGCGGGCTTATGGGTAGCGACTTTGACGTCGGCGAGCGGGTGGTCGCGCCTTTCATCAGGACCCTTGGCTATTCGAAGATAGATATACTTGTTGCATCCCATCCTGAATATGATCATATAGGCGGACTCCCTGCACTGATAAGGGGGTTTAGAGTGGGAGAATTTTGGACAAACGGAGACAGCGCTGACGGCACCCAGTCGTGGCAGGATATAATGAAAGAGTGTGTCAAAAAAGGTATAAGGCACAGGATCCTCGAGAGTGACGAGGCGTTTTATGTAAAAGATGCCTTGATAGAGGTTATGACGCCAGGGGGATGCCATGAGCTGGCAGACACCTTTAATGCAAGGTGTCTTGTGATCATGATTTCATATAAAGGCAGATCGATGTTGCTTACAGGTGATATAGACAAGAATCGCGAGGCGTGTTTGGTCTCAAACGGGCTTGCGGATATTGACGTATTGGTTGTGCCCCATCACGGCAGCAAGAGATCGAGCAGTCAGGCTTTTATAAACGCGGCAAGACCTATACTGGCTATTGTATCATCCGGGTGGCGCAACCACCTCGGGTTGCCGAAATCAGAAATAATAGAGCGCTATAAGGATATTAAAAGCCGCATCTTAAGGACTGACAGGGATGGCACTATAACTGTTGAGATAAAAGACCATAATGCGGTCAACATCCAGCTTTTCGTTGGAAGCGACCAATCAGTCGCTGAATGCTATTTCTATAACAAAACCCCCGTTTGGCGTTTCAAATGGCAGGGCTATTATAGGTCCTTTGGTGACATGTGTGATCACATGCCTTTCACCTGA
- a CDS encoding ketopantoate reductase family protein, producing MRERPKLTIIGPGAIGCLIAGYIERLGQPVSILDYKGDRAERLSKTGIEIDAGRTRFKVYPHITADAATLGVQDWVLILVKANQTDKALKEAKPLIGAETIVISLQNGIGQEEAILRAVRPECIALGITAQGATLIKEGCVKHLGTGDTKIGLLKPCDWAKAKVDLFADTLSRAGWSCSVPDDITPYIWRKFLANVGINAITALTGIKNGEILGFADAKKLQELAVAEAWRVAVKKGIKIDLNLHEAISLVRSVCERTSENISSMLQDRIFQRPTEIDYINGAVVKMGLELGVETPINEVLNMLVKINSIKGWETVKPD from the coding sequence ATGCGCGAAAGACCGAAATTGACGATCATAGGTCCAGGGGCCATTGGTTGCCTGATTGCAGGTTATATAGAACGTCTCGGGCAACCGGTTTCTATTTTGGATTATAAAGGTGACAGGGCTGAAAGGCTCTCGAAAACAGGTATTGAAATTGACGCGGGCCGAACCAGGTTTAAAGTCTACCCACATATAACTGCAGACGCCGCAACTCTTGGTGTCCAAGATTGGGTTTTGATCCTTGTCAAGGCAAACCAGACGGACAAGGCCTTAAAAGAGGCTAAGCCATTGATCGGCGCCGAAACCATCGTAATCTCCCTTCAAAATGGCATCGGGCAAGAAGAAGCCATTCTTAGGGCAGTAAGGCCTGAATGCATCGCACTCGGTATTACGGCACAGGGCGCGACACTTATAAAAGAAGGATGTGTAAAACATCTTGGAACAGGCGATACCAAGATAGGCCTTTTGAAACCGTGCGATTGGGCTAAGGCCAAAGTAGATTTATTTGCCGATACCCTCTCAAGGGCAGGATGGTCATGTTCTGTTCCCGATGACATCACTCCATATATTTGGAGAAAATTTTTGGCCAATGTAGGCATAAATGCAATAACGGCCCTTACGGGCATAAAAAACGGAGAGATACTTGGGTTCGCAGATGCAAAAAAACTCCAAGAATTGGCAGTGGCTGAGGCATGGAGGGTAGCTGTCAAGAAGGGGATCAAGATCGATCTCAACTTACATGAGGCGATTTCATTGGTAAGATCGGTCTGCGAAAGGACATCCGAGAATATATCGTCGATGCTGCAGGATCGCATCTTCCAAAGGCCAACAGAAATAGATTACATAAATGGGGCGGTGGTGAAGATGGGGCTGGAGCTGGGGGTCGAAACCCCGATCAACGAGGTCCTGAACATGCTTGTAAAGATAAATTCAATCAAGGGCTGGGAGACAGTCAAACCCGATTGA
- a CDS encoding NAD+ synthase — protein sequence MKIALAQINPTIGAFKKNAALITSMAKTARDSGCDLIVFPELSICGYPPRDLLEQPSFIKDCVDTLASLISNIKGIGVLIGTVTPNKSCQGKPVFNTAILFENGQIIGMINKRLLPSYDVFDETRYFEPGLSSTPILYKGTRLGIAICEDIWNDTTIFPGHIYKVDPVAELAEKGAEIFISISASPFEIGKDSFRYRLLRHLASTYKRSFIYVNTVGGQDSIVFDGASQVITPDGRIVCKASDFSEDMVIFDTDRLYGDIHDTSKSVEEAVVKALELALKDYMERCGFKKAVLGLSGGIDSSLTAVLAARTLGSENVLGVLMPSPFTSRESIEDAIELTRNIGIETTTVPITNIFETYLKTLRPIFSDRPFDTAEENLQARIRGAILMAISNKFGHMVLATGNKTELAVGYCTLYGDLTGGYALISDISKTFVYKLARYINSIKKVIPERIFTKPPSAELRPGQRDQDELPPYNILDAILELYIEKNATPSEITANGFDADVVRKIIGMVTRSEYKRQQAPPGPKVTTKAFGYGRRLPLANGYK from the coding sequence ATGAAAATAGCACTCGCACAGATAAACCCGACTATAGGGGCGTTCAAAAAAAACGCCGCATTGATAACCAGTATGGCCAAGACAGCCAGAGATAGTGGCTGCGATCTGATAGTCTTCCCTGAACTTTCCATTTGCGGATACCCACCCCGAGACCTATTAGAACAACCTAGTTTCATAAAGGACTGTGTAGATACACTCGCATCTCTTATTTCCAACATCAAAGGCATAGGGGTGTTAATTGGTACTGTCACGCCAAACAAAAGCTGCCAAGGTAAACCTGTTTTCAATACCGCGATATTGTTTGAAAATGGACAAATAATAGGCATGATAAATAAAAGACTCCTTCCAAGCTATGATGTCTTTGACGAAACAAGATATTTTGAGCCAGGCCTATCCAGCACACCAATACTATATAAAGGCACACGTCTAGGGATAGCCATATGTGAAGACATATGGAACGACACTACCATCTTCCCAGGGCATATCTATAAGGTCGATCCCGTTGCCGAGCTCGCTGAAAAGGGGGCTGAAATATTTATCAGTATATCGGCATCGCCGTTCGAGATAGGGAAAGATTCTTTCCGCTATCGACTTCTAAGACACCTGGCCTCTACCTACAAAAGGAGCTTTATATATGTAAACACCGTTGGGGGACAGGATTCCATAGTCTTTGACGGCGCAAGCCAAGTGATAACACCTGATGGCAGGATTGTCTGTAAGGCCTCTGATTTTTCAGAGGACATGGTGATATTCGACACCGATCGACTGTACGGCGATATACACGATACATCCAAAAGCGTGGAGGAGGCTGTAGTCAAGGCCCTTGAGCTTGCACTAAAGGATTATATGGAAAGATGCGGCTTCAAAAAAGCGGTTTTGGGCCTAAGCGGCGGAATCGATTCATCTTTGACCGCGGTACTGGCCGCAAGAACACTCGGCAGCGAAAACGTCCTCGGCGTCCTCATGCCATCCCCTTTCACCTCAAGAGAAAGCATCGAAGACGCCATTGAACTTACACGCAATATCGGGATAGAGACCACAACTGTGCCGATAACGAACATCTTTGAGACCTATTTGAAGACCTTGAGGCCTATTTTTTCCGACAGACCATTCGATACCGCTGAAGAGAACCTACAGGCCAGGATTAGGGGCGCAATCCTGATGGCCATCTCCAATAAATTCGGTCATATGGTCCTTGCTACAGGCAATAAGACCGAACTTGCTGTTGGCTATTGCACACTATATGGTGATCTTACAGGCGGCTATGCGCTAATCTCCGACATCTCAAAGACATTCGTTTACAAGCTTGCAAGATATATAAACTCTATAAAAAAGGTGATCCCGGAAAGGATATTCACAAAACCGCCATCCGCTGAATTGAGACCCGGCCAAAGAGACCAAGATGAACTTCCTCCATATAACATTCTTGATGCAATATTGGAACTCTATATAGAAAAAAATGCAACGCCAAGCGAGATAACCGCCAATGGCTTTGATGCCGACGTTGTCAGAAAGATTATAGGCATGGTAACGCGAAGCGAATATAAACGTCAACAGGCACCACCTGGTCCCAAGGTCACCACTAAAGCCTTTGGATATGGCAGAAGGTTACCGCTTGCCAACGGATATAAATAG
- a CDS encoding sigma-54 interaction domain-containing protein, whose protein sequence is MNNNKTTKFDCIVGQSPAMRKVFDLIEKVADVDSTVLITGESGTGKELIARAIHNAGSRNKGPFIPINCAAIPKELLESELFGHERGAFTHAIRTRIGRFELADHGTIFLDEIGEMAPDIQVKLLRVLQERRFERVGGTKTISVDIRVIAATNIVLEEAVKDGRFREDLYYRLNVIPIHVPPLRERPADIPILIDHFLEKICSNKRPCIKGIKEDAKRRMMAYSWPGNVRELENIIERLVILANGSVIDVCDLPDRIAGIESVTPATEQAKDERQFMPCLPQEGLCLSEAVTQYEKALILEALKRTNWIKNRAAKLLHMNRTTLIEKMKKLDLMSG, encoded by the coding sequence GTGAATAACAATAAAACCACCAAGTTTGACTGTATAGTCGGACAAAGCCCGGCCATGCGGAAGGTCTTCGATCTTATCGAAAAGGTGGCGGATGTCGACAGCACGGTCCTCATTACAGGCGAAAGCGGCACTGGCAAGGAACTCATCGCCCGCGCCATACACAATGCAGGCAGCCGGAACAAAGGACCTTTTATACCCATAAACTGTGCAGCAATACCGAAAGAACTCCTCGAAAGCGAGCTCTTCGGACATGAAAGGGGGGCCTTCACTCATGCAATCCGCACAAGGATAGGCCGCTTTGAACTTGCCGATCATGGGACTATTTTTCTCGATGAGATTGGCGAAATGGCGCCAGATATCCAGGTAAAACTCTTGCGCGTACTCCAGGAACGGAGATTTGAAAGGGTGGGCGGGACCAAGACCATAAGCGTGGACATAAGGGTGATAGCAGCCACAAATATCGTCCTTGAAGAGGCAGTAAAAGACGGAAGGTTCAGAGAAGACCTTTACTATCGCCTCAACGTCATACCAATACATGTCCCGCCCTTGAGGGAAAGGCCGGCCGACATACCCATACTCATAGACCATTTTTTAGAAAAAATATGTTCCAACAAAAGACCATGTATAAAAGGCATAAAAGAAGATGCAAAACGACGCATGATGGCGTATAGTTGGCCAGGTAATGTGCGTGAACTCGAAAATATCATCGAGCGCCTTGTAATACTCGCCAATGGTTCGGTAATTGACGTGTGCGATTTGCCAGACAGGATAGCAGGGATTGAGTCAGTGACGCCAGCGACCGAACAGGCCAAGGATGAAAGGCAGTTTATGCCATGTCTTCCGCAAGAGGGGTTGTGCCTGAGTGAGGCCGTGACTCAATACGAAAAGGCATTGATACTGGAGGCGCTTAAACGGACAAACTGGATCAAAAACCGTGCGGCGAAACTCCTGCATATGAATAGAACAACCCTTATTGAAAAGATGAAAAAATTAGATCTGATGAGTGGTTAG